From Streptomyces chrestomyceticus JCM 4735, one genomic window encodes:
- a CDS encoding ribbon-helix-helix domain-containing protein produces the protein MKISVSLPEEDIDFVDAYGKKTDAESRSAVIHAAVELLRASELEADYASAWEEWDESDDAQLWDRTSGDGIVDAAR, from the coding sequence ATGAAGATCAGTGTGAGCCTGCCAGAAGAGGACATCGACTTCGTCGACGCGTACGGCAAGAAGACGGACGCCGAATCCCGATCGGCCGTGATACACGCGGCGGTCGAGCTGCTGCGCGCCTCCGAGTTGGAGGCGGACTACGCCTCGGCTTGGGAGGAGTGGGACGAGAGCGATGACGCTCAGCTGTGGGACCGGACCTCGGGAGACGGGATCGTTGATGCGGCGCGGTGA
- a CDS encoding type II toxin-antitoxin system PemK/MazF family toxin, with translation MRRGDIYLVDLEPARGSEANKMRPAVLVSNDAANRSVQRAGRGVITVVPVTSNVTRVFPFQVLLTADGCGLSGDSKAQCEQVRAVSVERLGRRVGSVPARVLVGLDAALRRHLAL, from the coding sequence ATGCGGCGCGGTGACATCTATCTGGTCGACCTGGAGCCTGCCCGGGGTAGTGAGGCCAACAAGATGCGCCCCGCAGTTCTGGTGTCCAACGACGCGGCCAATCGGTCCGTGCAGCGCGCAGGGCGGGGCGTGATCACGGTGGTGCCCGTGACTTCCAACGTCACGCGGGTCTTCCCGTTTCAGGTGCTGCTGACTGCCGATGGTTGCGGGCTTTCGGGGGACTCCAAAGCCCAGTGTGAGCAGGTGCGTGCGGTGTCCGTCGAACGTCTGGGGCGACGAGTCGGCAGCGTCCCGGCGCGTGTACTGGTGGGCCTGGACGCAGCCCTCCGCCGGCACTTGGCGCTCTGA